The following DNA comes from Castanea sativa cultivar Marrone di Chiusa Pesio chromosome 10, ASM4071231v1.
attagaaactgaaaacagtcttttgtatattttcagtttccttcacaaattgagttttgataagaatttttgttttcagtCCATTTTTAATTGCCAAACAAGTTTCTTAAtctgaaaaatagaaaattattattggaaacaaaaaataaagggaaaaatagttactaaacatacccttagtattttcaaaagaaaaaacagtgggCTAATCCCatattgaaaaatgagtgtgtatccaagagttagacctttttggatatacacctctgttaatttctttaaaaccttctctGCTCTcctgttgtgtgtgtgtgtgttaaaatacttaatattctaaaaaaagatatttagaAGTTCATAAATGGAAATCATTCtatctaattaactcaaataataaaatttcaactataatttagttgttaattattaataataccATATTGTACAAATAATACCAAgcttttaattaataataaaatataatcgATCGGTACATATTATCCACGTTGCGATTGATGATAGAAGAGATTAACTTCTTGGTGCAGTTTTTAAGTATCAAAATGGAAACCATAATGTCCTTAAAGTTAATGGCACTGGCTTCCAACAATGTGTGGCACCGGCTGGCACGGTGCCCTTGACTAGTGGAAATGATGTGATACCCCTAACAACCTCAGGAAGAAAATGGTACATTTGCGGTGTTCCCACTCATTGTGCAAATGGAAAACAAAAGCTTGCCATAACAGTGCTTGATAGACTGTCTCCTGCGCCTTCTCCCACACTGACATCGGCAGCACCTTCTCCCAAGGCATCAAGGGGAAGCGTTGCGCCTGTACATTATTGGTGGAACTCCTagtttgtaatatttattttttgaatattgaatatataaTGACCATTTGGGTTAGCAATAAACTTTCAACTTTTTTAATCTcctatttatgtaattttttttaatcataaaactGTATACTTTCTTCACTTtcaaacaaattaacaaaaagaaaaagaaaaaaaaatcaaatgagcATCACCCTTTGTACTCTCTATGGTGATGTGATTGCCACACAGCACACTAGTTAAATTTCCATGCAGTTTGTAGATGGGTCTTATATAGgcaatgtgtaaaataaaatgacatgcaTTTAATACTCTTTAGGTATTTTTCTCAACTAAAACATAATTCTGGTGGCCTATCGGAGAATGATGTTGAACCCTACAAACTTAAGGCGTTTATGGGTAGCATGTACATGTATTCTGCTTTTAGCCATTGTTTAAAACGTATACGGCATGAGAATCTTACGATCTTAAGCACCCATAATTAGTAGGGTAAGCTTTTGCCACCTGCAGGAACATTATTCTACTCATGGGCAACAGGGCAAGACGACAAGTCTTGCGAAAGCTAGCATTGCCCACTTTGTTCGTAGGTTGAGGGACCTTTCCTATCAATCTGCACTGACCAGCTTAATCATCAATTACTACTAATAAAAAGTGGAATAGAAAACTTAAATTCATAAAGAGAATAGGTTATTATGGACGGGAAAGAAAAATTAACGAAGCGTTTGGACATGGCATTTCTATCCATCTTATTACCTACCCAAATTGTCATTAATATAttcttctcactttttttttttttttttttttaattttaattttttactcatGTAAGGCGACAGATACATTAATGTATTCTTCTAGAAGTAGCAAACAATCAAAACAACATCCCTATAATCAAATAacatattacatatatattattcttgAATGTCCTGGCCGGCTATGTGCAATTAATCTTTCAGAAGTTATTAAGCACATATTTTTACCAGGAAagtttttcaaataatacaCAGTACGTCAACTAGAGAGATTTATTCTCGTTAAGGAACTGTCTCTATTGAAGAAATTCCATGATCCATGCATGCATTGACTGGAACTGAATGTCGGTCCAAATCCTAGATGAGTTCCGCAGTGATCACTGGGGACAAAGAAGATGTTAACCCGGATGGACAAGGTCTTGACAAGGTCGTATTAGAATATGCATTTGAGTATGCAGGTGAAGGAGACGGAGATTATAGGAATGAAAAGTGTTgtagcattttaatattatctaataaaaa
Coding sequences within:
- the LOC142612070 gene encoding blue copper protein-like, encoding MASTQFFIFAILAVLVPPILATDFVVGDDKGWTIGFDYQTWADGKEFHVGDQLVFKYQNGNHNVLKVNGTGFQQCVAPAGTVPLTSGNDVIPLTTSGRKWYICGVPTHCANGKQKLAITVLDRLSPAPSPTLTSAAPSPKASRGSVAPVHYWWNS